The sequence TTCAATAAAGCTTAATTAATTTTCAGATTGTATATTCGATTAGGCACTcctgtatttttatttttattttttcgagTTGGAATTGGCAGCGCTCCAGTATTTTAACACCGCATAGTATAATGTACTTCATTTTAATCATTTTTAATAAAAAAAAAGTTTGTGTGCATCACTCGATGTAGAGGTTGGGGGTGCTCCCTCCTTTTTGAGGGAAAACATTCATTGATTTGAGGTTGCTCACCACATATGCCATGTGGTGAAAAACTTTGTTTTTAATCGTTCCTTTTAGTGAAAATGCATCTGCTCTATGGGAGAAGCAACTACTATCACCCAACAATAATGTTCCCTCTCAGGATTAGACATTTGATTGCAGGCCAAGACTGTGCCTTCTTCTGATGAGACGTTTATGATATTTACGAGCAAGCATGAGCTTTTgatcttgtttcaaaaaaaaagcaTGAACTTTTGATCCATATCGACCTCAACTCACACTGTTTGTACGATTGTTAATTTGTGCTCGATGGGGTGTTTGGTTCCTTTTTTTTCTTAGCTGGCTAAGATGCTTCAACTTCGACGATACCCTAATTGTTTTTGGACAATGAATTTGCTATTTCCTTTAACAGACTGGTGCTTAGCACATGGTATAGATATTTCCCAACTGATGTTCCATTCTACAATTCTACTCTGTCATCTTCGTTTGTTTCATTGTCTTGATCCACCTCAACTGCTAACCTTTTGTATTAAATTTGTGAAAGATGGCAATGTTATGCCATATGATACCAGTGTGACAATCACCGGAGCTACGAGCAGGTCAATCACTAGGCGCGGTGAAGCACGCCTGTTATTCTAGTACTATATGGGACACTGAGTATTATGTATATCTCTTCATAATGGCTTAAAAACTGATGCATAAAAACAACCATGCGCTccatctgtaaactaatataagaccgtttatagatcactaaagtagtgacctAAACGGTCTTATATTAGTTTGCAGAGTATATATCTCTACAAAATGTCTTCAAAATTGATGCATAAAAACAGCAACGACCTCTAAAGCAGGCCTCGACAATActgaaattttgttgaattttctgtGACAAGATTTTGCTTTCCGGCGGTAGATTAACTGTACATGTACAAAATATTTCTGTAGCATATTTGATAAACAGCCAGACATGTAATTCTTGGCATGTGCCAGATCACGCGCTCTCAAACTATTTTTAGGAGTTGCCCACAGTTTTGGGGTGATGTTGTTCGTAATGGCATTTAAGTTCAGTATTTTCTTTCACAAATGTACTTGCTCTATGACTGGATTGTGAGCAAGAAATACTTCAATCTGCCTCTACGGCGCAGTGCCCCACAGCCCCAGAACATCAATATCTGCAATGTCACTAATGCATTGATTGTATGTAATTCTACTGCTATGAAGTCTAAAGATACAGAACAATGGGTATCATCTACTGACTTACAGGTCTACTAAAGCTACAGGAGGTAGTTGGATTTCAAATTCCAAGAGACTTGGTTTGCCAAAAGATGAACATAGTGAGAGAATTACAATTCCTAGATACCCGACTGTAAAGGTAGTTTCCCAGAAAACCACAGGAACCTCCGTGTAGGTTGAACTAACCAGCTTTCCTCAGTAGTTGTTAAACAAACCTCCTATTAGAGTTGAGCTTCCCAAGTACAGAGGAATTGCTCATATTAGTCGTAGCGTGAGTTTAGCTTTCCTCATAATTTAACTGGTCTATGTCTTAACTCCCGTTACAAGGTCTTCCTCGCAGGCCCGTCAGGATGCTTTAGGGCCACCCTCGCTAACAGAGAGACAACTCTTTTTATGGGACTCACCACGGCAGCCATACCACCGATGTCGGTGTTGCAGATGACACTGGAAAGCTCTGCCTTCTTCGTTACTTTATACCTGAGCTTATTCCTGTCGTCCGCAGCATCAATGGTGATTGTCGAGCCTTCACTGGCCTCACCCTTAACCAGCATTTGGGACAGCTTAGTCATCACATTCTTCTCCAACCATCTCCTTATGGGCCTTGCACCATACATCTGTGAGACAAAGCATGCATGGTTACCAAAACGTACACACACATGAAAACATGAGCCTAATCATGCGTTTAATAAGCTTGAAAAACGAGGCTGTCCTTACTGGGTTGTATGATTCCGATAAAATGACATCCAACGCAGCATCACTTGCGAAAAGAGAGATGCCCTTGTCAGCCACCCTGGCAATGACGCTCTTCATTTGGATTTTCACAATCTCCTTCAGTTTGTCATGCAAAAGCGGCTCAAATACCACAATCTCACTCAGCCTGTTGAGGAACTCAGGTTTGAAGTGTTTctgaacctgcacaaacaatatCATAATGATGAGAAACTCGGGCTTGTAAGTGTTTTCCGAGCCTTCATACCAGCAGTCTGGGATTCACAGACCTGTTTCATCAAAAGGTCACGTGCCGCATCCATTGTGATTTCTCCGGCCATTCCTGCTGTGAGGTGCTCTGCTCCTAGATTTGATGTCATAATGATGATGGTATTCTTGAAATCTACCGTCCGTCCTTTGCCATCAGTCAACACACCATCATCAAGAAGTTGAATAAAAATGTTCAACACCGAGGGATCTGCCTTCTCCACCTCATCGAAAAGGATGACACTGTATGGGCGATTTCTAACTTTCTCAGTCAGTTGCCCCCCGTCATCATAGCCATCATGGCTTTAAGAAGTTGCAAAAGAAGAATTAGTATCAATCAAGCTAAATACTAAGAAGTAATGCAATTTTTacgaaatatattcaaattacctTGGGGGTGCTCCAATGAGACGCAAAATAGATCCACTGCCAACATATTCAGACATGTCAAAGCGAACCAACATCTTCTCGCTGCCAAATAGCTGCTCAGCAAGAGCTTTTGCAAGCTCTGTCTTTCCAACACCAGTTGAGCCCAAGAAGAGGAAAGATCCTATGGGTTGGCCCGGATGATCAAGGCCAGTCATAGAACATACCACTGCTTCAGCAACCACATTTACCGCTTCATCCTGGCCAATAACTCGCTCATGAAGCCTGTCCGCTAGGTGGATTAACTTATCCATCTCCTCTTGCTCAAGTGCACATACAGGAATTCCAGTCCATTGGCTCACAACCTTCAAACCACAATGTTAACGTTAGAATTTGCATGATAAATATTGATTGAAACAGCAGATACACATGTCGTTGTGAGTAAAATGCTTACTTGTGCGACATCATTTGGTTCAACAGCTGCTCCCTTCAATGAATTTTCAGAAATCGCCCTTTTTATTTTGGCAGTGCACGCCTCATCAATCAGATCAATAGCCTTATCCGGAAATTGACGACCTATGGTAAAGACAGCAACAAGGTCCATCAATTTTCTACAATATATAATCCATTGTTGACACTCATGGGTACAACTCGGCATAAAAGAAAAATTGCAGTGCAGGTTACCCCATCAATTTATATGCACAGCACTGTAAACATTGTGTTTCTAGAATTATTTCAACTTAATGTCCACAATGAAATAAGGGTCCTTCACGGGGCTCAATATACTTGCCCTTGAAATCACAGTCTATGCAGATAGTTTAATTAGCATGTGAACTATGGAGCCTTAAGATGGGGAAGAAAATAACCACAAAAGACCATATGTAGTTCTCTACATCCTAATCACCTCTTAAAACAATAGAAACAAGTAAATTCCTTACCAGTGATGTAGCGGGCAGCAAGCTGCACAGCAGCAACAAGAGCAGCATCTTGGATTTCCAAGTCATGATGCTGTTCGAACTGCTGCTTTAGCCCCCGCAGAATGCCAATTGTCGCCTGCGTGCTTGGCTCCTCGATATGCACCTTCTGGAATCGCCGCTCGAGTGCAGGATCCTTCTCAATGTAATTGCGGTAACCATCAAAAGTCGTCGCACCTACACAGCGGATACGACCACGGGCCAAAGCCGGCTTCAGCAAGCTGGAAGCGTCTGTATTTCCGTGGCTATCACCAGCACCAGGAATCACGTGCATCTCATCGATGAAGAGAATTATCTTGCCGCCCGCATTCTCCGCCTGCTTTATCACGCTCTTCATTCGCTCCTCAAACATACCGCGCAAACAAGTCCCAGCAACCATGGTCCCGAGGTCGATCTCCACGACACGTGCCCCAGCAAGAGCAGCAGGTACCTTGCCGGTAGCGATGCGCTGTGCGAGCCCCTCGGCGATGGCAGTCTTGCCAACCCCCGCGTGGCCAACCAGCGCGGCGCAGTTCTTGGTCTTGCGGCAGAGGATGGAAATAAcgcggtcgatctcatcatcacGGCCGACAACCAGTCCGACTCCCTTGCCGGTGATGTGGCGCCCGTAGGTGCGCATAGCCGCTTTACGATCGTAGTACTTCCATGCTGCCCAACCCAAGCCAACAGCTGCTCCAAGGAAGATGAAAGGTTCGATCTCTCGCCAAATCAAAGATAGCTGATGGAGAACACTTCCTTGCACATCATCAGTTCTTTGCACAACCCGCGCCCCCAGCAGTGGATCATAGGTCCCTCTCATACCTGTGCAGAAGCCCTGACCTGAACGAGGAAAAGGACAGCAATGCTTCATATATATAGAAGAGGGGGTACATGTATGTACATGATAATCGAGATAAATTCTTGTTGTAGAAGGATCGGAGTTTGTTCCAATATCAAACTTTATTCTGTTTTCGCTCTGGAAAACCTTGTTGGAATCAAACTTTGCTCAAAGATCATAAGGAACGTTTGTTCCCTGCCTCGTGAAAAGTATAGACTTTTCTCTTAATTAAGTATAAAAAAATTGTCCAAGTTGTAATTATAAGAGGAGGAAAAGTGTGGGGCGAGGCGCAAACAAATTACCTGACTAGTGACCCAAGATGTTCCAGTCCGCTGCTCCGCCGCAGCTCTACGCCGGCCGCCCCGCTCCGACGCCGACTCCCTGCCCCGCACCAGGGAGCCGTCGTCAGCTCGACCAGTTCAGGTCAGGCCCGCTCCCCCCAGTGGCACTCGAGTCCCAGTTCGCCCCTCGCTGCTTCGCCGCTGGCCTGCAGCGAGCAGCTCGTCGTCTCGACTCGCCGGCGCCGCTCGAGTCCCAGGCCACCTCTCGCTGCTTCGCGGCTGGCCTGCAGCGAGCGCCTCGTCGTGTCGACCCGCCGGTGCCGCCCGAGTGCCAGTCCCCCTCTCGCTGCTTCGCCGGTGGCCCCCTCGCCGTCCGGACTCGCCGGCGGCACTCGAGTCCAACCCGGACCCTTTTTTTCTGGTCTGCTCAGGCAGGCACGCACGCACCTCTCGAGGCCTCGAAGCACTAGGGTTCCCCCTTATGGGCCCTGCCGCAGTTGGGCCACACGAGCCCAGTTTGAGGAAGAGCAGTCGAGCCCACTAAACGAAGGCATTTCATGGCAAACCCCTTAGCCGCTATAGGCCGCCAATGACAAATCCTGTTTGACGCCTAATGTGGTAAATAGTCTTTCTTCCGTCTGGGTTTAGTGAGCCTCATTTTGGGGTCAAATCTTGACCATCTATATGACTAGCAAAATATGAAATTTAAGCTaagaaaaatgcatagtttttATGACATATAGTTTCTTTTATTAATTTAATTTATGGTCAAACGTTAACCCAAAATACTATGGTCCATAATAAACCTGAACGAAGGAAGTAGCTCGttaagattttttttaaataaaaacagtTATTTTGTTTTCAATCTGTGAAATATTCTTTTGTACAAAAATATGAAGGACTGGCTCAAAATAGAACATGGGACTAGGCGAGGGTTTCTTGTCGTGAACCATTTTTGTAGATTTTCTCATCAcgtattttaaaaagtgttcacgtATCTCAGTTATCTATATAATTATCTTTTTCTTTAAAACAAGAACTTTACTGGATATATGTAAACTTTTAAAAATACATGAGTATATTTCTTGTATAGATGTTTTTTTGAAATGCACAATGAGCGTGTGCGCAATGAGTGCTTTTAAATATGAGGTGCATATTTTTCTAATACATGAAGATCATTTCTATGTATGAAAGGCTTTTTACATTTTCTGCTATATTAGTTTTTATATTTTTAAAATCTGATTGACATTTATTAAAATCTATATAGTACTCCCTTCTTATGTAAGAGTGTTTTTACACTagtggagggagtagtattttttttaaataataagaaaaataaaactgtTGAAAACCAAACATGGGCCTAGCCAAGGTGTAAAATCTATATAGTAGTAATTTTTAAAATAATAAGAAAATCAAAACTGTTCAAAACCGGACATGGGCCTAGCCAAGGTGTAAAATCGCAGTAGTAATTTttaaaaataataagaaaaataaaactgcACAAAACCGGACATGGGCCTAGCCAAGGTGCGCCCTAGCTTAAGCTATTGCTCCTGATTCTTATTATTTTTCTCAATAATAAGAAAATGCGAGCCCCGGTGTCAAGTGTATGACTTGATCCTTGATggactggggataccactgtcctcctaaccatccaaccacatgttggttcgcctATTGCTCCGTTATTCGACATGTTAGAAATGAAGTAGGACGGCTCACGTTTCATGCCTAGCACACCATGGCGATAGCTCCTACTTAACGTCTTATGCACCAAATAGCTCCTATAAAGCCTCTGGTGCACCTATATGGGCTAGTGCATTGcaattttttatttaatatattttttagaaGAAAAAATGTATTTAAATATATTAAAAAATCAATTAGAACACAAAAGTGTTATTGTACCACACTAGAAATGTTCTTTTGTACGGAAAAAATGTTTGATTTTATGTAGAAAATCTTCTAGGCTCATCATAAGAAACACGTCATGGATAAATTGTTGTTTCTGAGAGTCATAACACAAGCGTCACATTAGTTCTGTGAATCATCTTGCATGAGTTTCACAAGTTGCATAGCACAACCCGCAATCACAAACTGGAACATCACACCACCTCTGTAGGCCAAATAAAAGCATCACAATACTGCAGATTTAATGTAAcaattactccctctgtctcaaatacttatcgtagaaatggatgtatctagtgctaaaaatatgtctatatactttcatttctgcgacaagtaatttcgaGCGAAGGAAGTAAAATCTGGCACTTAACGTAACCACGAAAAAGGACGTAATCTCTGCAAATACATGCACATATGCCATGCTACAGATGGTTCTGCATTGCTGCCTTGTGGATTGCTGCGCTAGAGCCAAGCAAAGACATCTTTCCAGCCATCCTTCCGTGTTGGCTCTAAAGTTTAGTATCACCCCAAAAGTTAAAGAGTGAAACCTTATTGTACAATAGGTTCTCAAAATTTAGTATCGCTTGGCCGGGCTCGGGCTGGTGCTGGGCTGGGGCGGCGTGACATGCATgcgaatggtccgccgaaatccggtccgttGCCTTACAGGTTATATTTCGGTGTCTTGAAAAACAAATTAATTATTTCTTATCCGGTAAGTATACGACTTAGAATTCAAGTCACAGTACTGCCACTTGTCTTATAATATATACTGTCGGCCAAGGACAACAATACATTAAAAACAACTAGGGTTTTGCCTCTTCTTGCCAAGGTCCACTGGCTTGCTGCTGTGGGCCTTCTTCGACGCACGATGATGTTATTGCTCTTGCGTCGGATCGCGCGAAGCCAGGCCGATTGTGCGGCAGATGCAAAGCACTCGATGGCTCGACCTGCATTACGGGGCCTTCCATTCCTCGTTTGTTATTTTATTAGGGCCTAGCGTTCTTTCGATACTACTCATGTCACACAATCCTTTTAACCCCTGAATGGCTCATCGTACTATTACTAAGTCGTGTCAGGCATAAGCTACGGAACAAAAGTGAATGGTTGCATCATGATCCTTTGCCTTTTTAAAGCAAAAATGGAACAGAAATGAAGGTCTGGGGTTTGGACTTTGAAGGGCACAACACTTTGGCACTTCGGTTACTCGTATGGACATGGTTGGTTACTAGGGACAACACTCCTGAGTCTTGCCTAGCCAGGCCTGTCTGGGACTGCTCTGCTCCATGAAAATCAGTATCGCTGCACCAAATCTACTTTGGAGCAGTTTTTACAGGAGTTGGAACTTTTACAAAGAGAATATTTGGCTTTCATCTAGCTCCAGCTTCA comes from Triticum aestivum cultivar Chinese Spring chromosome 5B, IWGSC CS RefSeq v2.1, whole genome shotgun sequence and encodes:
- the LOC123113560 gene encoding chaperone protein ClpB1, whose protein sequence is MRGTYDPLLGARVVQRTDDVQGSVLHQLSLIWREIEPFIFLGAAVGLGWAAWKYYDRKAAMRTYGRHITGKGVGLVVGRDDEIDRVISILCRKTKNCAALVGHAGVGKTAIAEGLAQRIATGKVPAALAGARVVEIDLGTMVAGTCLRGMFEERMKSVIKQAENAGGKIILFIDEMHVIPGAGDSHGNTDASSLLKPALARGRIRCVGATTFDGYRNYIEKDPALERRFQKVHIEEPSTQATIGILRGLKQQFEQHHDLEIQDAALVAAVQLAARYITGRQFPDKAIDLIDEACTAKIKRAISENSLKGAAVEPNDVAQVVSQWTGIPVCALEQEEMDKLIHLADRLHERVIGQDEAVNVVAEAVVCSMTGLDHPGQPIGSFLFLGSTGVGKTELAKALAEQLFGSEKMLVRFDMSEYVGSGSILRLIGAPPSHDGYDDGGQLTEKVRNRPYSVILFDEVEKADPSVLNIFIQLLDDGVLTDGKGRTVDFKNTIIIMTSNLGAEHLTAGMAGEITMDAARDLLMKQVQKHFKPEFLNRLSEIVVFEPLLHDKLKEIVKIQMKSVIARVADKGISLFASDAALDVILSESYNPMYGARPIRRWLEKNVMTKLSQMLVKGEASEGSTITIDAADDRNKLRYKVTKKAELSSVICNTDIGGMAAVVSPIKRVVSLLARVALKHPDGPARKTL